The Paludibacter jiangxiensis DNA segment AATGAATTTGATGAGGCTACCATACTATTCTTCTTTAATAAATGTCAGTTAGTACAAGTTACCCTGAATGAAATATCTGAAGCCTTTCAGTTTTTCGATTCACAAAATGCCAGGGGCAAAGACCTGGAACCTCATGATTTGCTGAAAGCTTATCATTTACGCGAGATGAACAGTTCATCTACCGAAGCAGAACGGAAACAAGTCGTTGAAAAATGGGAGGAAATGGATACCGAAAACTTATCCAAATTATTTGCTCAATACCTGTTTCGTATTCGCAACTGGAGCAAGGGCGCTTCGGCACGATACTTTAGTAAGAATGATGTGGATGTTTTCAAAGGGGTTAGCCCAGAGGTAACGGAGGATTATCCATTTACCAAGATGTATCGGATTGCCCACTATTATACCGAAGAATACAACCAATCGATGCACCGGAATATTCAACAAAAAAATTTTACCTTTCCCTTCCAATTGGATCAGACAATTATCAATGGGAAACGATTCTTTGAAATGATTGGCTATTATGATGGATTGATTAAGCATATCAAAGAAAAGCAACTTTCATCAACCATTCTAACGATGAAAAACTCTCAGGGGTACTACCGTACAGGAGATAAATATGTACGCAACCTGTTTTACTGCGGTTTAATTTATTACATCGATAAATTTGGTGAAAAAGAACTGGATAAAGCCATAGATAAAATTTTTATCTGGGCTTTTACCTTACGGCTGAAACTTTATAGTGTGGGTATCGATTCGGTGGATAACTACGCTTTAAACAGAGCACACTCGCGAGTCCAACTCTTCAAATGTATCCGGGAAGCCATACGTCCCAATGAAATTCTGAATATCAAACTGGAAGTACTCACCGAAAAGAAGTCCACCAAAACGGACACAATTGAAGCATTCTTTAAAGAGCAAAAGTATTATGAGCCAAAATCCTAAACACTATACAGTCAGAGAATTTTTTAGTTCTGATCAATATATTATTCCCATTTATCAACGGAATTATGCCTGGGGTGAAGGTGAAATTACCCAACTAATTCAGGATATTGTCGATTATAAAAAAAGCTACAATACATTTTATTATATCGGAACATTAGTAGTATGGGAAAGGAAGTTAGACGGTACGGTTATCTACGAAACAATAGATGGACAACAGCGTTTAACCACACTTTCGATATTGTTGAGCTTAATCAACAAAGAATACCTAGAACTGAAGTGGTTCAGTCAACCCCGTCTGAAATTCGACAGTCGTACTCACTCTACAGCTACTTTAGATGCATTATTTTATGGATATGAACCAGATGATAACCATTGCAATACAGCCATCAAGGATGGATATAAAACAGCTAAACGGGCATTGGAACGAATTTTGAACGAAAAAGAATTTAACCTGTCTATCGAAGAATTTACTACTTTCTTGTTAGACAAAGTCACCATCCTGCGAGTCCCTGTTCCCACAGATACAGACCTGAATCATTATTTCGAAATAATGAATAGCCGGGGGGAACAATTAGAAAAGCATGAAGTACTAAAGGCAAAATGTCTGGAAGTACTGGATGAGAGTGATAGGTATGCGTTTAATACTGTATGGGAAGCCTGTGCAAATATGGAGAAGTATGTCCAATATGGTTTCACGACTGATGAACGGGATTTGCTCTTTGGGAAAGGAACAGAAACAAAATGGGATGAATTGACGGATGAACGCAATTTTTATGCAAGCTTGCGTGTAAAACCGGAAGAGAAGTCCAAACCCAAAGAAGGCTCCC contains these protein-coding regions:
- a CDS encoding DUF262 domain-containing protein; translated protein: MSNPAPRIVDIREFLKTPNLKIPDYQRPYKWTDKNVNQLIDDIQCHTDKSAYRLGTVVIHQETVDNLTALNIVDGQQRTITLLLIVMALIRNQKLEKIKGLADYQTNLSALEFSNDITIANIQNNYRVIERRINEFDEATILFFFNKCQLVQVTLNEISEAFQFFDSQNARGKDLEPHDLLKAYHLREMNSSSTEAERKQVVEKWEEMDTENLSKLFAQYLFRIRNWSKGASARYFSKNDVDVFKGVSPEVTEDYPFTKMYRIAHYYTEEYNQSMHRNIQQKNFTFPFQLDQTIINGKRFFEMIGYYDGLIKHIKEKQLSSTILTMKNSQGYYRTGDKYVRNLFYCGLIYYIDKFGEKELDKAIDKIFIWAFTLRLKLYSVGIDSVDNYALNRAHSRVQLFKCIREAIRPNEILNIKLEVLTEKKSTKTDTIEAFFKEQKYYEPKS